The Candidatus Synechococcus calcipolaris G9 nucleotide sequence TGAACATGGTGAACCTCAATCACCGTATGCACATTTCCCCGGGGCGCAAAGTCACCTTTGATGGTCATCCCTAGGGGATCACAGGCAGCCACTAGGTCATCCAAAATTTGATTGACTGATTCTTCGTGGGAAATGTAGCGATCGCGATAGCTATTGATATAAAGCTTGATGGCTTTGAGTTCAACGACGGTTTGATCCGGGTAATAGGTGATATGAATCGTTGCAAAATCCGGGTAGCCAGAAAACGGACATTTGCAGGTAAATTCAGGCAGAGTAATGTCAATGGTATAACGGCGGCCTGGGCGCGGATTGGGAAAGGTTATGAGCTTACCCTCGGCAATGTCCCGTTCACCGTACTTGATATCTGGGGAAGCCATTTCCGATGAGGACTCTAGGGATGGGTTGGGCATAGGATTACAATTACGTCGAAATTAATTTTACGTCGAAATTAATTCACAGTTAATTCACAATTAAAAATGATAGGGGTAGAGAAACAACAGCAATAAGGGGTGTCAATAAAGGGTATAGTAACCTGTGTCATCAAAATCATTCTAAATCATCGGATTGGGAATAACGATGCTGACGTTGCCATAGCCCTATACCTGTTTATGATACCCCCATCCCCCCGCCTCCTTTGTTTGAGTAATGGCCACGGCGAAGATGAGATCGCAACGGCTATTTTAGTCGCCATTCAAGCATTGGATCCCCAACTGCCCTTAGCCGCATTGCCCATTGTCGGTGAAGGAAAGCGTTACCAGCGGCATCAAATTAGAATCATTGGGCGGGTTCAGGCGATGCCTTCGGGGGGATTCATCTATATGGATCGGCGACAGCTATGGCGGGATATTCAAGGGGGCCTGGTTCGTTTAACTCTGGATCAATTGAAAACAATTTGGCGATGGGCAAAACAGGTGGGGCGATCGCCCCAGCCCGCCTTAGTGTTAGCGGTGGGAGACATTGTGCCCCTGTTATTTGCCTGGTTGAGTGGCATCAATTATGTCTTTATTGGCACGGCCAAATCGGAATATTACCTACGCACGGAGGAGGGATGGCTGGATCATACCCCCTGGTCTGAGCGATGGTTGGGGGGAGCCTATGCCCCTTGGGAACGATGGTTAATGGCTCGCCCTCGGTGCTTGGGGGTCTTTCCCCGGGATTTCCTAACCACGGAAACCCTAATGTCACGGCGGATTAGGGCCTTTGATCTGGGTAATCCGATGATGGATGATTTGCCGCCACCTAGGATCACTCGTCCAGACCTGCCCTACACCTATGTTGTTACCCTATTGCCAGGCTCCCGGCCCCCAGAGGCCTACGAGAATTGGCAGCGGATGATCGAGGCAGCAACAAATTATAGTCAACAGCCCGATCCTAGCCATCCCCCAGCGTCATCGTTACTGTTGGCGGCGATCGCCCCAGGGTTAGAGAACGCAACATTGATTCAGGAAATGGAAACCCAGGGCTGGCAATCGATTTCCTGGCCACCAGAGTTGGCAATGATGGGCTTTGCGGAAACGGAACAGCGGCTATGGCAGCGGGGGCTGTGCTTTCTGGCCCTTACCCAAAGGGCTTTTGCGGCCTGTGTCCATTTAGCAGACGGGGCGATCGCCATGGCCGGAACCGCCACGGAGCAATGTGTGGGGCTGGGGAAACCGGTCGTCACCTTTGCCGGAAATGGCCCCCAATTCACCCTAAACTTTGCCCTGAATCAAGCACGGTTACTGGGGTGTTCCATTGAGCGGGTGGAGTCCCCCGAACTTGCCTTTCCACGGTTACGGGCCCTATTGCAGAATCCGACGCAGTTAGAGCAGATCCGCCGCAATGGTCAAAAACGCTTAGGGGCACCGGGGGCCGCAAAACGTATTGGCCAGAAGATACTAGAGTTGGGATTTGGGATTCAGTCTGACCATGAATCAAAAGATCCCTCTGCCAATGGCAGTAAACTTGAAAGAGACCGATCGGGTAAATAAACCCCTCAACAGGATAGATGGACGCACACATGAACGCAGTTAGGGTTGAACATCTACGCAAGACCTACGGCAAGGTGGAAGCAATTCGAGATGTTTCCTTTGAAATTGAGGCGGGAAAAATCTTTGGTCTCCTTGGCCCCAATGGCTCCGGTAAAACAACCACCCTCCGCTGTCTCTGTACCCTTTCTATTCCCGATGGCGGTGAACTCGAAGTCTGTGGTATCCCGGTGGTGCAGTCGCCGCGACTGGTGCGGCAAAAGCTGGGCTATGTGGCCCAGGATGTGGCTCTGGATAAGATTTTAACGGGCCAAGAGTTTCTGGAATTACAGGCCGCCCTCTACCACCTCCCCCGGCCCCTGATTCGGGAGCGGATTGACTCGATCTTGAAACTACTGGACTTAGAGGAATGGCGCGATCGCCCCTGTGGAACCTACTCCGGTGGGATTCGCAAGCGGTTTGATCTGGCGGCGGGATTACTACACCAACCCCAGGTGTTAGTCCTGGATGAACCCACGGTGGGCCTAGATATTGAAAGCCGTCAGGTGATTTGGCGCATCTTGCAGGAACTCAGAGATCAGGGACTCACCATTTTATTAACCAGTCATTATCTAGAAGAGGTGGATGCCC carries:
- the queF gene encoding preQ(1) synthase yields the protein MPNPSLESSSEMASPDIKYGERDIAEGKLITFPNPRPGRRYTIDITLPEFTCKCPFSGYPDFATIHITYYPDQTVVELKAIKLYINSYRDRYISHEESVNQILDDLVAACDPLGMTIKGDFAPRGNVHTVIEVHHVQGANL
- a CDS encoding lipid-A-disaccharide synthase-related protein, translated to MIPPSPRLLCLSNGHGEDEIATAILVAIQALDPQLPLAALPIVGEGKRYQRHQIRIIGRVQAMPSGGFIYMDRRQLWRDIQGGLVRLTLDQLKTIWRWAKQVGRSPQPALVLAVGDIVPLLFAWLSGINYVFIGTAKSEYYLRTEEGWLDHTPWSERWLGGAYAPWERWLMARPRCLGVFPRDFLTTETLMSRRIRAFDLGNPMMDDLPPPRITRPDLPYTYVVTLLPGSRPPEAYENWQRMIEAATNYSQQPDPSHPPASSLLLAAIAPGLENATLIQEMETQGWQSISWPPELAMMGFAETEQRLWQRGLCFLALTQRAFAACVHLADGAIAMAGTATEQCVGLGKPVVTFAGNGPQFTLNFALNQARLLGCSIERVESPELAFPRLRALLQNPTQLEQIRRNGQKRLGAPGAAKRIGQKILELGFGIQSDHESKDPSANGSKLERDRSGK
- a CDS encoding ABC transporter ATP-binding protein; amino-acid sequence: MNAVRVEHLRKTYGKVEAIRDVSFEIEAGKIFGLLGPNGSGKTTTLRCLCTLSIPDGGELEVCGIPVVQSPRLVRQKLGYVAQDVALDKILTGQEFLELQAALYHLPRPLIRERIDSILKLLDLEEWRDRPCGTYSGGIRKRFDLAAGLLHQPQVLVLDEPTVGLDIESRQVIWRILQELRDQGLTILLTSHYLEEVDALSDRVAIIDHGKVIASGEPEVLKSQLGGDRITLRIREFTPLEEAERARDLLMGLDVVQDVIINGAQGNTLNLVVTPQADVLSRVQETLHQMGLPAFGIAQSRPSLDDVYLAATGKTLLDADLAAANQRDAKKLRQEAMKR